The Motacilla alba alba isolate MOTALB_02 chromosome 3, Motacilla_alba_V1.0_pri, whole genome shotgun sequence DNA window ttatacttCCTTATCTCTTTCTGGCACGTTTCCCAGAGCTTCCGTGTTAGTTAATCGGAGGCCTCTGAGGCACCCGGCGCTGCTCGGGCTGGCGCTGCCCGGTCTCGCAGACGCGCGACCCGACGGCGGGTCCCTGCCGGGGCCGCGCCCCCGGCTATGCCCGGACCCGGGGCTCCATGCGCTGGCTCGGGCCGGCTGCTCCCGCCGCGGGATCCCTCCCAGCAGCGCCTTTGCCCAGGCGCCGCAGTTTAAACGGGGCTCCCCCGGGGCTGGCGGGCGCTCGCACCCCGGGCGGGCTCGCACGTCCCCCACACCCCGGGCGGTGGGGCGCTCCGGTGTGCTGCCGCCTCCGCCGGCACATACCTgatgaggaagatgaggagcCACTGCAGGGCGGTGGAGAGGGTGTCCTGGCTGGCGCCGAAGATGTCGGTGACGGTGGCGGGCACGTGCTCGAGCTGCAGCCACGGCTGCTCCCGCTGCAGGCGGATGAAGGCGTCCATCATGTCGcggggggcggccccggggcgcaGGCTGCgctggtgctgcaggaactTGCCGCGGACGAAGCCGTAGAAGTCGCGGTTGAGGTCGCGGAAGGCGCGGTAGGCGGCGCGGACGGGGCTGGGGAAGCGCTGGAGCCAGGGCAGCGCATCCACCAGGCTGCCGGCGCCCACCGCCCGCCCGAACTGTTCGTTGCGCCCCACGATGCGCAGGAACTCGCCGTCGCCGTGGCTGTAGCGGCGGCCGAAGCACAGGGCGCTCATCACGTTGGCCACGGCCACCACCAGGACGCGCGTGGGGTCGAGGAAGGCGCCGCCGGCGCTGCCGCGCACCAGCAGCGCCACCAGCGCCCGCGCCTCGCCCACCAGGTGCCGCTCGAGCAGGCGGCGGGTGGCGGGGCTGCCCGTGGAGAAGGCGCGCACCGTGGCGTGCGCCGCCCGCCGGTGCAGCTTCCAGAGCTCCGAGTATCCGCCGAAGGCCAGGCTGAGCCCGCCCGACACCAGCTGGAAGGACGGGAAGGGCGGGCGGCCCGCGAAGGCGGCCCCCTGGCGGACGAGGGCCTGGCGGATGGCGCGCTCCCCGTTCAGCACCACCACGGGCCAGCGCCCCAGGCGCAGCTGGAACACGGCGCCGTAGGTGCTGGCCAGCCGGGCGAAGGAGAGGTGCGGGGCGCTGCCCAGCTGCGCCGCGTTGCCGATCAGGGGCCAGGGGAAAGGGCCCGGCGGCGCCCGGCGCTGGCCCTGCCGCCGGcgctgctgatgctgcaggaggagcttgCCCAGGTGGATGGCGGcgagcaggcagaggaggagcaggagggagcttTGCAACGGGGGGATGCCGCGCAGCGCTTCCCCGAGCCTCTCGAGGGCCATGCTgcaagggaaagagaaaagtcaGCGGGCAGCGTGCCCGCGGGGTGGGGGGACCTTCAGGTCCCGCGGGCAAGTGGAAGCCCGGACGGGGGCCCGCTGGTGTGGCGGAGGGGAGCCCCGGCAGCCGTCCCAGGGCTCGGAGCCCGCGCAAGTCCTTGCTATGCGCTCTTCGTGCCTAAAGGCCCCCTGAATCCTGTGCGAAAAACAAGGGATAATCGATAATCAAGTGGCAAGCTCCTAATAAGAGATCGAAGTCGTATCTGGCGGGGAGGCCGCTCCTCTCAGGGAAAGTTCTCAGCGAGAGATCCAACAGGTCACGGCTGAGAGAGGcacagaggagagcaggaggatgCTCTCGCCTGTCGAGCCTCCGCAGATGCAGGCAATTGCCGTGCGTCGGAGACAGGTTAATTCCGGCGCTGCACATCGCTCCCCCCGGCGAAAAAGCCCCTGCGAGAAACGGGCCTCCCGCCCCACTGTCGGAATTTCCCTCTGCTCCGGAGAAACCTCCGCGCGCGGCCGCTGAGCCCTCTCCGTCCCgagcccttccctcctccccgcTCCTTCGGGCCCGTCGCGGCATCGCAGGCTGGCGGTCTGCTGCCCGTGGATGGGCTGCGGAGCATGCCTGAGGACTCTGCGTGCTGACTGGTCCTGCTTCCCATCCCCGGGCCCGGGGACCACCCGCTCCAGCCTTTCAGAAGCAGCGAGAGGATGAAAGGGTGAAATAAGCGGCTGGCTTCTGTAGCAGAACTGACCTGTTGCACGCTGCTTCCATCCGAGACCTTgaggaggatggagaggagctgtgcagcCGCGGCTCCGAGGAGAGCGGCGACGGCGGCGTTCAGATCCAAGCCTTTGGGAAACTCATTAAGACCCCCGGTACCTGTCACCCGGAGCTTGGCGGGTCATGCGCAGGCAAATGCCAGTTGCGCCCGATCCCGGCGCAGTTATCACCTTCCCAGCTCTTTAACCCTTCGGAGCTCGCCCCAAGGCAGCCACCTGCCCCGAGCAGCTCCGCGGACCGGGAGCGAGCGGGCTGCTGCgccccctccctctctctctccctccctcccacccgCCTGCTGGGCTGcggggacgggacgggacggggccagcccagcccgcCGCAGGGAGCAGAGGCGAGCGGCTCAGAGGGCGCGGAGAGGAGGGCCCGCTGCTCTCAGGCTCAGCCGGAACGGGAGCCGCCACCTCTGGGCGCCTGGCATTGCCACTCGCGGCTTTAAACCCGCCGGCATCCGCGGTGCGCGGCGCGGTGCGGGCGGGACGCGGACGGCCCCGCTGGCAAATCGCCGTAGCCTGGCCCGTCCTCTGGCTTGAGGGGTCGCAGTTATTTGCCAGCTGCCCTTGGGCCCTCGCCAAGCGGAGCGGCTGAGCCGCGGACGCTTTTATGGCCGGGGCCAAAAGTTTTAGCGGAGGAGGTGCCGGGAGGGGAGACGGGTGGCGGGCGGGCTCGCAGCTCTCGCTGTCGGGAGGCGAAGCCTCGCCTGCATCCTAGGGGCTGAGGAAGCCGAAGAGCTTCCCCTCCTCCGCCTGTCGCCTCCCCGTTGCGTGCGGAGTTAGCATTGCGTGAGCCGGGGCTGGAAAGCCTCCAGCCATCTCCTTCCCGGGCCCCTACCCCTCCTCGCAATACCTGACACCAGCTCCGGGGAGAATGAGGCTGGGAAGCCCCGGGCAGCTCGCACCCCGGCCGGCTCCGGTGCCCTCCGGTCTCGCCTCCGCCCTGCGCTCGCTTCTCTCCCGCTTACGGCGCCTTTTTACTCTTAAATCTGGCGCCTCCGCCCGCACTGGGAGAGCTGGCGAGAGGCGTGTGGGTACGGCTCTCCAAGCCCCCCCGGGCTTTCCGGCGCCCCGGGGGAACCGGGACGGCAAAACCCCCAGATACGGAGGAAATCGTTCCCCAAGAAAACAGAACgactttgatttttcttgtcatttctgcagtaacaagaaaaataggaaaatacaaCATTTATTTCAGATTCTTTACAGTCACGTCATGAGAAGAAAATACGATGTTTTGGTAGCTTTGAGGGATTAGACAAAATTAGATGCTGGGAATCAGTCCAGCTCAGGGTGTGAGCCTGGTCCTGGCCAGGCTGCTACTGCTTCTGTCTTTGGTAAAAAGTGTAATCCTGCCTGTTGTCACTGTCCCAGGCTCTTCCAGATGGTGATGCTCCTTCTTGCTCAGACTAGCATCATCCTCGGGTCATCTGTTGGCTTGGAGCTTCTTCCTGTCATTGCCAAGTAACAGAGGTGTCAAAACCACTTTTTCTGAGCAGTTCCGGGAAAAGTGAGCTTCCCTTTTGCAGCCGCACTTCTAGGGTGAACTTGAAGGGTCCTGCACACATACCGCagcctcaaagaaaaaaaacaaagacagcTCCATCCCTATGGGACTAAGGTTGGGAGGTTCTGGTATCTCCATCACTATCAGAAGATTGAACCCAAATTTTACATGCTGTAACCACTCACCTATGGAAAAGTTGtcactgctccctcctccaTCTGTCCCATGTCAAAGAGGAGACATGGACATCTTCTGGTAAAGTTCCAGAAAAAGATCTGGGTGGCACTGATCTTTTGCCACTGAACAGAAGATCTGTTCCAGGCACTGGATCTGGGTGGTGAGGACTAGCTTGGATCAGTTACCTGAGCTTTATATTGAGAATGCTGGGCATTTTGTATTGCCAGCAGCTAAATTTGCCCTTTTCTTGGTGGCTGTGGTACAAAGTTGCCAAACTCCAGGCATTCCAGCTCTCATTAGTGAGTCCCTAAACCCATTCTTTGGTTCAGCAACTAAACTAGTTGTATTGCAATTGGATTGCTCCTGGTTGCTTGAAGGAAGTACAGAGAAAAGAATACATTTCCACTATCATGACTTGCAAACTCAAAATTTAAGGCAGGAGCCTAGGAGTTATAAATCCTggtacttttttttaatgctctaaggaaattttaattatttgttatttCACTTCTCTTTGGTCTTCAGGAGTTCTGTCACcattaggaaagaaagaaaatctattttagatattttcttctgtggtgATAGTACCACCTGATCTCCCTGTACGATTTACAGCTTTGGCTTCCTATTACATCTATTAAAGCCTGAGTATTCTTTTGACTGTAAACACTGAACACTCAACAATAACAATTTTTTAGGCTCTGATTCTGTGTGACCTTGATTAGTCCCTTGGTCTCTGTTATATTCTACAAGTTGCCCTCCTGCCCACCTCTAGATTTATTCTTCTCACCTCTTTTGTTTGTAGAAGCATTAGGAGTTTAGAATTGCTCTTAGAGAGTGTATGttcttttttcccagttctAGGGACTTAATTGAGATGCAGGTGCTACTGAAACCAGTCCCGGATTCCTGAGTTGGTTAGTTTTGTTAGGCACTGAAGACTGAATCACTGAAAATATATGCCAtctaaaatgaattatttctgaGGCCTATTTGataaaatatatggaaaagaaaaagagtggAAGGGCTTGAAGTGAGTTGGTTCGGGATTAAGGGAGAGGAATTCAGGCTTAATCTCTTAAAAATCTTGATTGATTTGATAGGAATGCCAGATGCAGGGTTTATGGGGGATATCAGTACCTCTGTGACTCTGAATAACGTTTCATAACTCTTAAGTATGTGGATGATCATCCTTGTTGTGGAGGTCAAAATTTGATAAAGGAGGAGGAATTGCACAACCTAGAGTGCCTTCATGTGCCTTTTGAGAGAGAATTTTTATGTCTACCACAGTCCTCTCTCTTCCAAGAAAACTCCTTAATCTCTAAGAGATTTTAACAAGTGTTAAGAATTACTTACCTAAATCAAGTGGTGAAGACTCAATTCTTAGTTTTACTTCTATCCATGGCAGCCCTTGTTCTTGCTTTTGAATACTGGTAAGCTGCTCATAAATCCTCATGAGCATCAGCTGGAATTTCTCATGGACTTGAccttgctctgttttcttttcttacctCTTCCTTTTGCATCTTTCCATGGAGGGCCCTCCCACACTcgatttctctctttctcatgCCTGGGACCATGGgtattttcctcctctctcttaATTTTACAAAATCCCAAGGTGGATTAGTTGAGCAATATTTTATCCTGGGATTGCTTCAGCATAGAGCTTGTACAAATTGTTTACCGTTTGTAGAGTGATCCAAGCCATTTTTTGTTAAACAGTCCTTGGCAATGTTGTTCCTGATTGTCTGACTCTGAGTGTTGCACAATACTATATAAGTATGTGCAATATAAGATGAATAAACAAGTAGCATTACTGTAAAACACAAATCACTTGGAAACGTAACCAAGTGCAATATCCTATTGTTTCAGGCTGCTCAAAATTGTACATATGTACTTACATACCTCTAGTGTTCAACTCTAGTCTCACTACTGCTGTAAGTCAGGAAAATTGCCACTGGACTACAATCAGAATAAGAACCTGTGCACCTCTGTGTTTGCAACAGCTCACTCAGACTACGTTTATGTGGTGATCCCATGTGATGCAGGGTTACCATTACGATTCGAGTAGTTTCAGATCTAGAGCAGAAGATCTGTGCTCAGTCTGGCCACAGCCTCatggctgctggctctgtggtCACCACATGTGCTTATCTACACTGCACTGAGTGCTCAGTGTTCAAGCCAGCCTGAGACAGCAGCACCACAAGTGTGGATGGTAGCGAGATCATTTATGATGCAGGCTCTTGGCTGGGCTCAGTTTGTCAGATTTCGGGTCATGCCAAGCATGAGGTGTAAGCAAAATAGAAGGAACCACATCCTCAGTGCTACCCAGAGTGCCAGGCATACATAGGAGCCAGCTGCAGTGCCATAATTCAGGATTATTTATTTAGGCCACTCACTGTGGCctaaaataaagcatttgtgGTATGCTTTTTAAAGCATATGTATTTGTGGTTGCATATCTCATTCTTAACCTTCATTAACTTGCAACTTTCTTTGGACTTTCACTCTTCCCTGCATTCCCACTGACTTCCCAGCTCACATTTTCAGTTCTGCCTTGCTATTAAAAACTCTAAATTTGGCTTCTAATTCTGAGCCAaattcccacagctgctgtgggaaggcaAGGAACCTCCTAGTATTTGCTGGGGCTCAGTTCAGTGGTAGGCTGAATTGTAGCCTCTCCATCTGTATGCATTTTTCATGTTACTTAGAAATTAAAGGCATACATTGTGGTCTGCTTCCACACAGGCAATACACAGGTATGATTACAGAAATGAGGACGTGGTGTTATACTTAATTCAAGCATAAAACTTGATTCTGAGACTTCTAATTTTGCCTGATTCCTACAGTATTTCTTTCCAAAGTTTACTGCCTTTTCTTGACAGTGTTAGATGAAACCATACAGCTTAGTCTTTCttgagaggaaaacacagagatgATACCTTTGTGGATATCTTTTGAGAAGCCTTTTTAAACTGCCTTCTGCTAcaaggaaaaagagcaaaatctAATTTACACACTGTTGGGCCCTCATCCCTGgtattttctgtgtgtctttttATGTCTATTTACTGATACTATACAAATTCTTTTAAAGCGCTCTGAAAGAAGAAGTCTGAAGTAGATGGATTAAATGACATTTAGGAAAGATTAGACACTGCTCAAGGTGTGCATTATTGCATCTGTCCTCAAATGTGATGTGTGGGCAAACTGCTGTGCCTGCTGACTCTCCTACTTCAGCAGCAGGAGTGCTCCCAGGGACATCTGGCAGCTCTGCATCCTCACACTGGTTTTGAGGTTTGCAGAACCAAGAGCTGTGTTGCCAATGTCCATCTTTTCATTGAAGTATCTAAATCTTATAACCTTTATGATGTGCTAGGTCACttcaaagctttaaaattatgACATTGCTTAGGACAAGCAGTTATACAAGCAGTAATGTTAACAAGCAGTGATatatttctcctttgttttccagacTTTGTTGGGTGTTGTATTAGTAGTAGTGATACAAATTTTGTTGTGCAATTGCTTTATTAACTCCaagatttcagtatttttcattttagaaagtGCCAGTGCGCATGTATGCTCAGAGTATTGGCAGATGCTTGTTCAAAACAGTCCTGGGCTACAGCGAAAAGCAAAGTCTAATTCCCTCACAGGCAGAAGCATATTCTGTAGGAGTGAAGGTTTCGACAATTTGCCTGTGAAGTTCTACAAAGTCTTTACTATGGATGTGCAAAACACAGTGTTTCAGAGTTTGGACGTTTGTCCAAATTTGAATGAATTATCAAGGGATGAGCACAAGACATGAATCTGGGAGAAAAGACATTACCCAGACAAATGTCAAGTCCCAGCATTAGAGCATTAGACgaaatttttcaaagaaaatgccACTTCATGTTTTAATATGAACACTTTCCTCGTTCTCATGAATACATTCAACTGGTTTTGAACAGAACATTTCTAAAGATTACCctgtaaaatatgtattttgggGGGGATAGAAAATTTCAGACCAGATTATTAAAGTAAGGTAAATTCATAAGTAAAGGAAAACCCAGAGTTTACAGTTAAGGGAACTCTGTGCAAGTAGACACTTGCAGGGGGCTGACCCTTCAGTTCAGATGGGTAAGACAGTGAAGCACTTGCAGATGAATGAAGAAACTTGCAGTTCCTTGATGAGAATATGGGTTTTCCCATATTGTCCTCCAAGTGTCCTAGCCATTGATTATCCCAGCCTGTAAATGTTCATCTCACCACTTCCCAACCAATAATTTCCTATTACACAAATATAATAATTTCCCATGATACAAATATTGGTAATTTGGGTTCTTCAGTTTGTATTTGGTGTGTGCCGTTTTTGGTGCTTGACTGCAGAACAAGTggtcaaaataataaaatagacAACACAATTTGAATCTGGTCCCCTCTAGAGCAATCCAAGttaaattttagaatttttctttGGGCTTCTATCATAACTTTTGGAAAGCCTGCTCTGCTTACCTGCACATTCACATGGATATGTTGAAATTTCTTGTGCTGTTAGGCATGGATTCCGTAGCGCCTGGAGTAATTTCTTGTCTAGAAGATTGAAATTTTAGAATGGGAagttttcagcatttaaaaacacCGTTATCCTTAGTACTGTTGCTTTCAGGTTTTCAGGTACTCTGAGGGAGGAGAAGGCACTGGACACAAACTGATTGTTGAGATGGCAGCTGAACCAAAGAGGAACGCAATAATTTCTCCATCATGAGGACTTTCCCTAGCTTTTAATCATGAAGAGACAGGCCTTTAGCTGGGATTTCCCAAAGGAGGTTCATGTTACGGACCTAATAAATTTCATGTCAGTCAAGGAGTTGCTTGTAAATGTCACCTCTTAGATAGCCCTGTGCAAATGAGTCGGGAAACATGCTCCccccccttctcccttcccctaCTGTAGGTCAACAAAGTGTTGAACACTATTTGTGAAAAAGCTGCAGAGTGATAGCTCACCCACCAGAAACCATGGTTATGCTACTCTGGCTTCACTGAAGTATCCTGTCAGGTGAAAATGCACTAATCTGAACCAGGACCCTCTGTGATCTGGCTGATTAAATTCAGCTGAGGAAACGTTTGTACATCCCTCTGTAGCAGGGCATTCTTGGCTTCCTCCGCTCTGTTGTGAAAGGGTTTGGTGCGTTTGCCTCCAGCAGTAACTGCATTTCAGTGGTaaatgaaattactgaaatacCTGGGACTGGGATGTATGCTGGTAATACCATAGCCTATAGAATTATTTATGCTCTTCCCCAGGGTAAGGGAAATGGGAGTTATTTGTTTGCACATTTTTTAACTTGAACAAAGATTTGGAGAATGTATATTCAAACCAGTGGAATAAGGGAAACTCCCTTTGTGGTATCTGTGGTCAGTGATGGAAAATTGAGTTTAGGAGAATTTTAAAGTATTCTGTGTAAGGGCTACAATCTTGATCAAGATGGTTAACTTCTTCTGTAAGACAagtatataataataataataataataataataataataataataataataataataataaagatttCCTCTATTCCTCAGTAAatttttcagggagaaaaagcGGTCTTGACACTTACATGCTCCTAGCATTTGGAAGCAAACCCAAGAAAGTGTCTGTTTCTGAGCTGTTCAGGTCTTCTAACCTTCAGCAATGGCAGATCAAAGACCATGAGGGAAACAGACTGCAGGTGCCAGTCAGGGCAGGTTTTATCTTGTCACGGTACTCTGGGAAGAGGCATTTGCTAATGTCTGTTAATCTCATGGCACACCAAAGGAGAAAGACggaaaaaaatgccataaattcttctctttcccaAGCAACCCACACCCAGGCTCAGGGTGGCTGCACAATGGCTTGAAGGCTTCCTCTAGAAGGGAAAACAGTGTTGGAACCTGTGCCTGTCCTGGAGTGGCTGGGCAGATGTGAGGTCACCCTGCAGGAAG harbors:
- the LOC119699812 gene encoding cytochrome P450 1B1, producing the protein MEAACNSMALERLGEALRGIPPLQSSLLLLLCLLAAIHLGKLLLQHQQRRRQGQRRAPPGPFPWPLIGNAAQLGSAPHLSFARLASTYGAVFQLRLGRWPVVVLNGERAIRQALVRQGAAFAGRPPFPSFQLVSGGLSLAFGGYSELWKLHRRAAHATVRAFSTGSPATRRLLERHLVGEARALVALLVRGSAGGAFLDPTRVLVVAVANVMSALCFGRRYSHGDGEFLRIVGRNEQFGRAVGAGSLVDALPWLQRFPSPVRAAYRAFRDLNRDFYGFVRGKFLQHQRSLRPGAAPRDMMDAFIRLQREQPWLQLEHVPATVTDIFGASQDTLSTALQWLLIFLIRYPKVQAKMQEEVDRIVGRDRLPCVEDQPHLPYIMAFLYESMRFSSFVPVTIPHATTTNTFIMGYLIPKDTVIFVNQWSVNHDPAKWSNPEDFDPTRFLDENGFINKDLTSSVMIFSLGKRRCIGEELSKVQLFLFTSILVHQCNFTANPNEDPKMDFTYGLTIKPKPFTLNVTLRDTMDLLDQAVQRLQAEKAASESQLSANA